TTCCACATTCTCTCCAATTCATTCACTCCCCGTAGAGCTCGTTGAGCTTAAAGAGAAATTCCTTTGTTCTCGCATTCTTGGGATTCTTGAACATCTCTTCAGGAGAGCTCTGTTCGACTATGTGGCCGTGCTCCATGAAGATGATCTCATCTGAAACGGTTCTGGCGAACCCCATTTCATGAGTTACAACAAGCATAGTCATCCCGCTTTCAGCAAGATTCTTCATAACAGAGAGAACTTCCCCGATCAGTTCAGGGTCGAGAGCCGACGTGGGCTCGTCGAAAAGTATTATCTTCGGCTGCATTGCGAGAGCGCGCGCGATGCCCACTCTTTGCTTCTGACCACCCGAGAGTTGTGCGGGATACATCTTCGCTTCTCGCTCTAGACCAACTCTCTTGAGTTCCTTCATTGCCAGTTCTCTTGCTTTTTCTTTTTCCACCTTCTTGACCTTGGTCAAGCCGACCATGACATTCCTGAGGGCCGTAAGATGATTGAAGAGACCAAAGTCCTGGAATACAAAACCTATCTCCTGACGAATCCTGTTAATGTTCTTTGCAGAAGTCACTTCTTCCTCTTCTAACCAGATCTTGCCTTCATCTGGAGTTACAAGCATGTTTATGCAGGAGAGCAGAGTGCTCTTGCCGGTTCCGCTGGGACCGATTATCACTTTGGTCTCGCCTTCATTCATATTGAAGGAAACGCCCTTGAGAACTTCCTTGCCACCGAAAGATTTCTTAAGGTTCTCAACCCTAAGCACGACTCTGTTATCGCTCATCTTACCGTCTCCATTACATCGAATCCAGGTATAGCAAGCCGCTTTTCGACGCTTCCCAGAGTCCTGTTGATGATTATTGTCACTATGAAGTACATGGCGGCAACCGTGAGATAGATAAGCATCGGTTCATACTTGGTGGCAATAATGTATCCACCCTGGCGAAGAAGCTCTGTCACTCCAAGCGCATAGGCGAGAGACGAGTCCTTAAGGACTATCGTGAACTCGTTTGTCCATGGCGGTAGAGCGATCCTTACTGCCTGTGGAAGAACAACATTTATGAACCCCTTCAGGTTGGTCATTCCCAGGGATCTGGCAGCTCTCATTTGAGCCGAGCTGACAGAGTTTATGGCTCCCCGGAAGATCTGTGATTGATAGGCGGAGGATCTGAAGCCCAGTCCAATTACTACAGCGACAAATGGAGAGAATCTGACTCCAATTCTCGGAAACCCATAGAATATTAGAAAGAGAATTACCAGTTCCGGAATGCTTCTGAGGATCTTTTCATAGCCCGCAATGAAGGCCTTTATCCACTTGTTTCCGTAGCCCTGGCCAAAAGAAATGGGGAGGGCCAGAATAAGGCCCAACCCCAGAGTCAAAAAAGTGATTTGAAGTGTCACCCACATTCCTTTGAGGAGTGCGGGCAAAGAATCAACTATTAATCCGAGTTTATCTATGACTTCCTCCGCCCTTCAATCAGAAGTGCTTGAGGTTCAGTTCATTAAGCTTTCCGGACTCCTCAAGTCTCGAAATGCCTTCGTTTATAAGATCCAGTAGTTCCACGTTTGCCTTGTTTACTGCAATACCATAGTCTTCGTAAGTCTTGATGACTCCAACGATCTTCACCGGTCTGACCTCTGCAAAGCTCTCTGCTACAGGTGCGTCAAGGACTATTGCATCGATGTTCTTGTTGACCAGGTCGGTCATTGCAAGAATGTATGTGTCGTATCTCTTGAAATCACCCGTAAGGATCTTTGGCTGGACAAGATTCTCCTCGACCCAGAGATCTCCGGTCGTACCCGTCTGAACTCCAACGTTATGCTTCCCGAAGAGAACCGTCACAGTCATTTCACTGTCTTCTCTCACAACTACGCTCTGATCGGCTGTCCAATAAGGTTTCGAGAAAGAGACCACTTCTTCTCTTTCAGAAGTAATCGTCATTCCAGAGACGACGAGATCGAGATTTCCAGATACCAGAGCCGCAATAAGAGAATCGAAGCTCATATCTCTTATTTCGATCTCAAACCCCATCTCATCGGCGATCGCTTTGATGAGATCAATGTCGAACCCCACGAACTCTCCATTCTCTACATATTCAAATGGTGGAAAATCTGCGCTTGTGCCGACCACATACTTGACTCCAAATGCAAAGCCAACGGAAATCAGCAGCACGAGCAATACTAGCAAAGTTTTCTTCATAATACCCCTCCTTATAGAAGATAAAGTGATTGTAAATCAACATGCTTTCATTACCAAGAACCTCTCTTTCATCTTTTGCAAAGAATTGATGCAAGATGAAATAGAAACAGCGAAAATCGCCTCCAAAAAGATCTCTCTCTTCAAAACCCGGCCCATAATCCCCAATTGCCAGCCACAGGCGCCCGATCACCGATTCAATCCAGAAACTCGAAGAAATATATCTCAATGACATTATACCCTTTGGAAACACTTGAGCCAAAAACAACTGTTAACATAGTGATGGTGATGTAGATGAAAATTGGTATTGCATTGAGCGGAGGTGTCGACAGCGCCGTCGCGGCCGGTCGATTGATTAGACAGGGAAACTGCGTAATTGGTTATCACATGATAGTTCTTGAGGGAAACCCGCTCTCGAACGCGGCTCTCGACGATGCAAAAGTTGTTGCCGATCATCTTCGCATTGAGCTGAAGATTGTAGATTTGCGCGAGGAGTTCAGAAGAATACTCGATTACTTCGCCAATTCCTATATGAGCGGGGAGACGCCAAATCCATGCGTCGTGTGCAACGATTCGATAAAATTCGGATTGCTTCTAGAGCGTATGTTCTCTTTCGGTGAGGAGAAGATAGCCACAGGCCATTACGCAAGACTTGCCTCCCTCGGTGACCAGATGTTTTTGTCAAGAGCGTTTGACAGAGCGAAAGATCAGTCGTATTTCCTTTCGAGAATCGGGAAGCGCAAACTGCACGACATCATCTTTCCTCTCGGAGAAATGACGAAGGAAGAAGTCAGACAAGAAGCTTCGGTAGTTGATCTTCCCGTCCATTCGAAGAAGGACTCTCAGGAGATCTGTTTCATTCCCGACGGAGACTACAGAAGCTTTCTGAAATCGAGGGGAATTGAGGGAAAGCCGGGACTCATTACGGATGAAAACGGAAATCTTTTGGGAAGACATTACGGATTGTCAGGATACACCATCGGTCAGAGAAAGGGCCTCGGAGTCTCCGAAGGAGAACGCTATTACGTCAAGAGTCTAGATCTCGAAAGGAACAGGCTAGTCCTAGCCCAGAGAGAGAGTCTGCTTTCAGACTCGCTGACTGCAAGGGATCCAAACTGGTACATTGATCCAGATGATGAATTTGAATGCTTCTGCATGATTAGAAGTTCGATGAGAGCTGTACCTGCCAGCGTCAGCGTTCTGGCCAACAACAGGCTCAGAGTGCACTTCCCGGAAAAAGTGTGGGCAGTCGCCCCCGGCCAGCTGGCCGTGTTCTATATAGAGGATCGCGTGGTTGGCAGTGCCTTCATAGAAGGGAATTCCGTTCTTGAAAGTGAAGACGACACGTGATAGAATTCTCGAGACAGGAAGTAGTTCAGTTGGTAGAACGCTGGTTTCGGGAACCAGAGGTCCGGGGTTCAAGTCCCCGCTTCCTGACCAGAGCAGGCCCATCAGGGTCTGTCTCTTTTTTGTGGGGAACAAGTGAAATCACCTGGCTCTCGAGATGGTCGTTTGTTTGAGTTGATCTGCTAGAATATTCTTACAGAGAGTAGTTCTCTTTGTCTTCTCCTCTGATCAATCGATCTGGAGGTGGAACAAATGAAAAGGATAGGCTTCCTGTTTCTGTTATTCTCTCTTCTCTTAACCCCAACTGCTTATTCCAGAACACTTGAACTGAAAAGCTGGCAAATATGGGATTTCAGCTACAATGGTATTCACGAAGTTTGCTGCGCCGTCAGTGTCAAAGATGGAGAGATCCCCGTCACGGGACTCTCAATTGAAGACTTCACCATAACCGAGACTCTCGTAGACGAGTACGGGATGTCTTGTCAAAGGCCGAAATTGCTCCGGAGCAGAGAGAAGACCAGTTTGGTGGCATTGGATTCTGGGAAAGTTCAGTATCTTCCTCGAAAATCGATCTGGTCTTCCTGATCGATGCGACTGGCTCAATGGCGGATCAAATCGAGTCGATCAAGTCAGAACTGAAGGAATTCGTGAATCGACTCGAAGAGGATGCAAGTGATTTCAGGGTGGCGGTTTTGCTCTTTGAAGCATCGTCACTGGAAGAGCCCGGAAGAAAGTCACCGGACCATCCATTCTACGGAGTTATGGAAAGGGACGAACTTCTTCTCGCTATCGAGGAAATCGAAACGGCCGGCGAATGGCACATAAACACCTGGAGTTATGACGCAATCCTCTTCGGAAGTCAGCTTGAATTCCGTGAAGACTCCAGGGCAGTTATGGTGGTCATTACAGACACTCTTCCGGAGACTGTTTACGGACCATTCTGGTACTTCGCCGGAGGCAGTGTTGCCACGAAAAGAGCCGTAGAAATCGCGCTGGAGGAAAGGGACATTGAGCTGGAATACTTCCAGCCCGAGGAGTCTGCTCTGGCTCACATGGAGAATTATGACAGGCTCATAAACTGCGCGTTGAGCGAATCGAATTTCAACTATCTGGCAGGAGCCGTTTTTCTGGGCTGGCCATTCGAACAGGATCTCATCGAAGTCGACGCACTGCCCGTTTCTGAATCGATTTATTACCTCTCATGGAGTTCCGGTCTTGATGAGATCACAAAGTACTATCGGAAACAAGAGTTCGAAGTTGAAGTGGACGTGAAATGGGGTGATGAACATGCCTCTTTGTCGTATTCGCCATTTTTCGATGAAGAAGGCTATCTCCAGAGTTCAGAGGACTACCATCTTCCCGTTCTCGACGAAGAGGGCAATGCTTTGCCCGACAAAGCCTTGGAAATGGATTTGCTGAGAGAGTTAGGCGACCTGAAAGCATTCAGCGAAACCTATGTAATGAAGGATGGTGTTCTGCAACTGCGGTCGGTCGATCCGGGAGAGTACCTCTACAGACTCTATGGATATGGAAGAAGCTCTTACAGCTATTCAACACTTCGACTGAAAGGCTCAGGAAAGATTTCATTCGTTTAGGGAGAAGCGTTACCGGATTTTGTTGTTGCCCATACGGGCGATGCATTTCTCGAGTCGGTTAAGATCAGAGGCCTCATGGATGAATTTGTAAGCAACGAGATCGCCGTGAATGAATCCAAAGAGTTTGCCGAAAAGTCTTTGCACTGGATAAATGAAATCTCTTCTGACGGACTGAACCTAAGGGAAATGGAAGCTATGAAGAGATTCTACGTATCCGTGGGGGGCATTTCTCAATGGAATGTCCTTGCGGCAATTGAATCGGAGAGAGTAGAGAGTGATCTACTGCAGATGGTGCGTGATACGAGGAGCATAGTTCAGCATGCAGAGGAAGTGGCCGCAATGATATCTTCTGCAAAGAACATAATACTCTCCACCGCTTCGATCATCGCCGACATTATCTCGGGTAACTGGAGCGGCGTGGCACAGCAGATATCAATCGAAGCGCTGCTGGATGAATTCGTAGATTATGTGAAAAACGACCTGCTCGACGATGTGCTTGAGGCCGTGAAAGATAAGCTCAGGGCATACCTTTCCGATCCTTCAAAGGCCGAGGAGCTTCTGAGTCTAATAAAGGGCGACATGGTCGGATGGGTAAGAGGCGGCGAAGACTCGGATGAGGGAAGCGTCAGGGATGAAATCCGGCAGGTAGTCTATACCGACCTCACTTACCGCAATTTCGCAAAACCGGTAATAAGAGAGCTTGAGGAGTCGCTGTCGGGGGCGGCTCGTCTGGCTTCACTGTCAATTTCAGATCTCGATCTCTGCGCTGCGAGCTGGAGTATGAACAGGGATTTCGCAAGCATGAGAAGTGAAGTGATGGGACCTCTGCAAGACTGGTCGTTCGAGGTGCTCGGAGAGCATGAGAGAATAGACAACTGGGAAACGATCCTCGAGATCTTCGAAGAGACGGTTCCTCTGACTGTAGAGCTTTTGAGGCTCATGGAGTACAAAAACCCCGTCCTCGGCGATATTGCAGAGGAGCTGTCGAAGCTCTCTTATGTGCTGGATGCCGTAGGTCTCCTTACACTGGCATATGAAGTATCGCTGAAAGCCGATCAGCTTACAACGATGGCAGG
The Mesotoga infera genome window above contains:
- a CDS encoding amino acid ABC transporter ATP-binding protein, with translation MSDNRVVLRVENLKKSFGGKEVLKGVSFNMNEGETKVIIGPSGTGKSTLLSCINMLVTPDEGKIWLEEEEVTSAKNINRIRQEIGFVFQDFGLFNHLTALRNVMVGLTKVKKVEKEKARELAMKELKRVGLEREAKMYPAQLSGGQKQRVGIARALAMQPKIILFDEPTSALDPELIGEVLSVMKNLAESGMTMLVVTHEMGFARTVSDEIIFMEHGHIVEQSSPEEMFKNPKNARTKEFLFKLNELYGE
- a CDS encoding amino acid ABC transporter permease; the encoded protein is MPALLKGMWVTLQITFLTLGLGLILALPISFGQGYGNKWIKAFIAGYEKILRSIPELVILFLIFYGFPRIGVRFSPFVAVVIGLGFRSSAYQSQIFRGAINSVSSAQMRAARSLGMTNLKGFINVVLPQAVRIALPPWTNEFTIVLKDSSLAYALGVTELLRQGGYIIATKYEPMLIYLTVAAMYFIVTIIINRTLGSVEKRLAIPGFDVMETVR
- a CDS encoding basic amino acid ABC transporter substrate-binding protein is translated as MKKTLLVLLVLLISVGFAFGVKYVVGTSADFPPFEYVENGEFVGFDIDLIKAIADEMGFEIEIRDMSFDSLIAALVSGNLDLVVSGMTITSEREEVVSFSKPYWTADQSVVVREDSEMTVTVLFGKHNVGVQTGTTGDLWVEENLVQPKILTGDFKRYDTYILAMTDLVNKNIDAIVLDAPVAESFAEVRPVKIVGVIKTYEDYGIAVNKANVELLDLINEGISRLEESGKLNELNLKHF